GAAATTATCTACGGTCTGACCAAGCGTATGGCTGATAAAGTCGGGAGCAAGATGCAGATCCACCTGACCGCCAATCGCGCCGATGCATTGAAAGATGCGGACTTTGTCTGCTCGCAGTTTAGAGCGGGTTGCCTGGAAAGCCGCATCCGCGATGAACGCATTGCGGCCGAGCACGGCATGATTGCCCAAGAAACCAACGGCATTGTTGGTTATGCCAATGCCTGCCGCACTATTCCTGTGGCGCTAGAGATTGCTCATGAAATGGAAGTGCTTTGCCCGGATGCATGGCTACTTAACTTCACCAATCCATCAGGCATGGTGACCGAGGCTATTTTGCGTAACAGCACCACCAAAACCATCGGCCTGTGTAATGTTCCGGTCAATATGGAACGCGGTGCAATGGAGCTGCTGGACGCCGACAGCGATGATTTCTTTATCCAGATTGCCGGTTTGAACCACTTGGTGTGGGCGCGTCAAATTATCCATAAAAACCAAGACAAAATGCAGTTTGTTATCGACGAGGTGTTGGCGGGCAACGACAAGATGCGTCCACAAAACATCGCGCAGTTCAGCTGGTCAGAAGCCCTGCTGAAGAACATGAATATGCTGCCATGCTCATACCTGCGCTATTACTACGCGAGCGAAGATATCCTCGAAAAGGAAATCGCCAAAAACAGCCAGGCGGTAAACCGCGCTGATGTCGTCAAAGCGATCGAAGAAAAGCTATTCGCTGTTTACAAAGACGAAAACTTGAACGAAAAACCCAAAGAGCTTGAGCTCCGTGGCGGCCAGTACTACTCAGAGTCGGCATGCAAAATCATGAATGCTATCCACAACAACACCGGCGAGATCATGCATGTCAACACCATCAACAACGGTGCGATTAGCGGCCTGCCGGACGATTGTGCGGTCGAAGTGAG
This Photobacterium gaetbulicola Gung47 DNA region includes the following protein-coding sequences:
- a CDS encoding Alpha-galactosidase/6-phospho-beta-glucosidase (COG1486); this translates as MQKLLKVAVIGAGSSYTPELVEGLLKRVETMPIGELWLVDIEESWWKAEIIYGLTKRMADKVGSKMQIHLTANRADALKDADFVCSQFRAGCLESRIRDERIAAEHGMIAQETNGIVGYANACRTIPVALEIAHEMEVLCPDAWLLNFTNPSGMVTEAILRNSTTKTIGLCNVPVNMERGAMELLDADSDDFFIQIAGLNHLVWARQIIHKNQDKMQFVIDEVLAGNDKMRPQNIAQFSWSEALLKNMNMLPCSYLRYYYASEDILEKEIAKNSQAVNRADVVKAIEEKLFAVYKDENLNEKPKELELRGGQYYSESACKIMNAIHNNTGEIMHVNTINNGAISGLPDDCAVEVSAIIRSSGAHPLSVAAFPEDTLRLLQTMKTFERLTIESAMKGDVETGLRALTINPIVGTGVKLERALKDTLIQNAHQLPQFKPESFEILQG